Proteins from a single region of Streptomyces glaucescens:
- a CDS encoding ATP-binding protein yields MRDPLSVLTDAFTSFLFGKVETTRLPVRTSTGQAQAVYLPTAAPGLGDSGVIIGREVYSGKGYIYDPFQLYGQQLPAPHWLVLGESGNGKSALEKTYVLRQLRFRDRQVVVLDAQGEDGVGEWNLIAQELGITPIRLDPMAALDHGIRLNPLDPAITTTGQLALLRTIIEVAMGHGLDERSGFALKVAHAYVNETIVERQPVLSDIVDQLRHPEPESAEAMNVDIDDVRAWGLDVALVLDRLVDGDLRGMFDGPTTVGIDLDAPLIVFDLSHIDRNSIAMPILMAIVGVWLEHTWIRPDRKKRIFLVEEAWHIINSPFVAQLFQRLLKFGRRLGLSFVAVVHHLSDVVDGAAAKEAAAILKMASTRTIYAQKADEARATGRVLGLPRWAVEIIPTLTPGIAVWDVNGNVQVVKHLVTETERPLVFTDRAMTESSADFLDHDPLRAAELEAEQRAAAFVEQHLGDSESTVA; encoded by the coding sequence ATGCGGGACCCGCTGTCCGTCCTCACCGACGCCTTCACGTCCTTCCTGTTCGGGAAGGTGGAGACGACCCGCCTGCCGGTCCGCACGTCCACCGGCCAGGCCCAGGCGGTCTACCTGCCGACCGCCGCCCCCGGTCTCGGCGACTCCGGCGTCATCATCGGCCGCGAGGTCTACTCGGGGAAGGGGTACATCTACGACCCCTTCCAGTTGTACGGCCAGCAGCTCCCCGCCCCGCACTGGCTCGTCCTCGGCGAGTCCGGCAACGGCAAGTCGGCCCTGGAGAAGACCTACGTCCTGCGTCAGCTGCGCTTCCGGGACCGCCAGGTCGTCGTGCTGGACGCGCAGGGCGAGGACGGTGTCGGCGAGTGGAACCTGATCGCGCAGGAGCTGGGCATAACGCCCATCCGGCTGGACCCGATGGCCGCCCTGGACCACGGCATCCGGCTCAACCCGCTCGACCCCGCGATCACCACGACCGGCCAGCTCGCCCTGCTGCGCACCATCATCGAGGTCGCGATGGGCCACGGCCTCGACGAGCGCTCCGGCTTCGCCCTCAAGGTCGCGCACGCCTACGTCAACGAGACCATCGTCGAACGCCAGCCCGTCCTGTCCGACATCGTCGACCAGCTGCGCCACCCCGAGCCCGAGTCGGCGGAGGCGATGAACGTCGACATAGATGACGTACGGGCCTGGGGCCTGGACGTGGCGCTGGTGCTGGACCGGCTCGTCGACGGTGACCTGCGCGGCATGTTCGACGGCCCGACCACGGTCGGCATCGACCTGGACGCCCCGCTGATCGTCTTCGACCTGTCCCACATCGACCGCAACTCCATCGCCATGCCCATCCTCATGGCGATCGTCGGCGTGTGGCTGGAGCACACCTGGATCCGCCCCGACCGGAAGAAGCGCATCTTCCTGGTCGAGGAGGCCTGGCACATCATCAACAGCCCGTTCGTCGCCCAGCTCTTCCAGCGGCTGCTGAAGTTCGGCCGTCGGCTCGGCCTGTCCTTCGTCGCCGTCGTCCACCACCTGTCCGACGTGGTGGACGGCGCGGCGGCGAAGGAGGCGGCGGCGATCCTGAAGATGGCGTCCACGAGGACGATCTACGCCCAGAAGGCCGACGAGGCCCGCGCCACCGGCCGGGTCCTCGGCCTGCCCCGCTGGGCCGTCGAGATCATTCCCACCCTCACCCCCGGCATCGCCGTCTGGGACGTCAACGGCAACGTCCAGGTCGTGAAGCACCTGGTCACCGAGACCGAGCGCCCGCTCGTCTTCACCGACCGCGCGATGACCGAGTCCTCCGCCGACTTCCTCGACCACGACCCCCTGCGCGCCGCCGAACTGGAGGCGGAGCAGCGGGCCGCCGCGTTCGTCGAACAGCACCTCGGCGACTCCGAGTCCACGGTGGCCTGA
- a CDS encoding GNAT family N-acetyltransferase yields MSAVGEVDETFVVRAVRAEEWSQVKALRLAALRDPLAHLAFLDTYEDAVARSDSYWRERTAGAAEGAAGARQIVAVGPGGVWAGTATVLVEEAGTTDWAGCEVERRQGHVVGVFVRPEFRGRGLTERIFAAALAWSWEIGVERVRLIVHEDNERAQGFYRKVGFAPSGVAVPMAGKPDERELEFVLEPPLA; encoded by the coding sequence ATGAGTGCTGTCGGCGAAGTCGATGAGACGTTCGTGGTGCGTGCCGTGCGTGCCGAGGAGTGGTCCCAGGTGAAGGCGCTGCGGCTGGCCGCGCTGCGTGATCCGCTCGCGCACCTCGCCTTCCTGGACACCTACGAGGACGCCGTGGCCCGTTCGGACTCCTACTGGCGGGAGCGCACGGCGGGGGCCGCCGAGGGGGCCGCCGGGGCACGGCAGATCGTCGCCGTCGGGCCCGGCGGGGTGTGGGCGGGGACCGCGACGGTGCTGGTCGAGGAGGCCGGTACGACGGACTGGGCGGGGTGCGAGGTGGAGCGGCGGCAGGGCCATGTCGTCGGAGTGTTCGTCCGGCCCGAGTTCCGCGGGCGCGGGCTGACCGAGCGGATCTTCGCGGCGGCGCTGGCCTGGTCGTGGGAGATCGGTGTGGAGCGGGTGCGGCTGATCGTGCACGAGGACAACGAACGCGCACAGGGCTTCTACCGGAAGGTGGGCTTCGCGCCGAGCGGGGTGGCGGTACCGATGGCCGGGAAGCCGGACGAGCGGGAGCTGGAGTTCGTCCTGGAACCACCCTTGGCCTGA
- a CDS encoding MarR family winged helix-turn-helix transcriptional regulator — MGDTPGVSEPTLEEQIAAYQREFQDLDPQVEKIVSALSRLNRRMNVAYGRQTAALGISNAEWEVLKALVLSGAPYRMGPGDLAKRLGLTPAAMTHRIDRMVTEGLVTRERDENNRVRVIVELTPEGREKWLEAMRLATVFEEDLLQDLTPVERGVLGEVLTRLLRRVEHAQPDAGGRLSDLD; from the coding sequence ATGGGCGACACCCCCGGCGTCAGCGAGCCGACCCTCGAAGAGCAGATCGCCGCCTACCAGCGCGAGTTCCAGGACCTCGACCCCCAGGTCGAGAAGATCGTTTCGGCCTTGTCCCGGCTGAACCGCCGCATGAACGTCGCCTACGGCCGCCAGACCGCCGCCCTCGGCATCAGCAACGCCGAGTGGGAGGTCCTCAAGGCCCTCGTCCTCTCGGGCGCCCCGTACCGCATGGGTCCGGGCGACCTGGCCAAGCGCCTCGGTCTCACCCCGGCCGCCATGACCCACCGGATCGACCGCATGGTCACCGAGGGCCTGGTCACCCGGGAGAGGGACGAGAACAACCGCGTACGGGTGATCGTGGAGCTGACGCCCGAGGGCCGGGAGAAGTGGCTGGAGGCCATGCGTCTCGCCACCGTCTTCGAGGAGGACCTGCTCCAGGACCTCACGCCCGTGGAGCGCGGCGTCCTCGGCGAGGTCCTGACCCGGCTGCTGCGCCGGGTGGAGCACGCCCAGCCGGACGCCGGCGGACGCCTCTCCGACCTGGACTGA
- a CDS encoding MFS transporter, producing the protein MGAAMRRIHVGNALSAFGLGFTVPYLYVYVAQVRGLGAVTAGMVLAVFAVAALMVLPFAGRAIVRQGPLPVLQTALVTAAVGALGLGLAGGAVTVLLTAALLGAGQAVMQPALATMIVDCSSAETRSRAFAMQFFLQNLGLGVGGLIGGHLVDTTRVSSFTLLFAIEAAMFLLLVVVMATVRMPHSPRIEGAPAQSAKGGWKQLLGNRAMVQLSVLGFVLFFACYGQFESGLSAYGVEAAGISTSTLGTALAANTAMIVVAQFAVLRFVERRRRSRVIAAVGLIWAVAWLAAGYAGLGHGSEEMATAAFVSTYALFGLGEAMLSPTVAPLVADLAPEGLAGQYNSAFALVKQLALAVGPAVGGPMGASLHGPYIVTFLLFSLGISVLAIRLGRRLTEAQDQPWRARNRVIARGGPAAEPVSAEA; encoded by the coding sequence ATGGGCGCTGCGATGCGCCGGATCCACGTGGGCAACGCACTCAGCGCGTTCGGGCTCGGCTTCACCGTCCCCTACCTGTACGTCTATGTGGCGCAGGTGCGAGGGCTCGGTGCGGTGACGGCGGGGATGGTGCTCGCCGTCTTCGCCGTGGCGGCGCTGATGGTGCTGCCGTTCGCCGGCCGGGCGATCGTGCGGCAGGGCCCGCTTCCGGTGCTGCAGACCGCCCTGGTCACGGCCGCCGTAGGGGCGCTGGGGCTCGGCCTCGCGGGCGGCGCGGTCACCGTGCTGCTGACGGCCGCGCTCCTCGGGGCCGGGCAGGCCGTGATGCAGCCGGCGCTGGCGACGATGATCGTGGACTGCTCGTCGGCGGAGACGCGGTCGCGGGCGTTCGCGATGCAGTTCTTCCTGCAGAACCTCGGCCTGGGCGTCGGTGGTCTGATCGGCGGCCACCTCGTCGACACCACGCGGGTCTCGTCGTTCACCCTGCTCTTCGCGATCGAGGCGGCGATGTTCCTGCTGCTCGTCGTGGTGATGGCGACGGTGCGGATGCCGCACTCGCCGCGGATCGAGGGCGCTCCGGCGCAGTCCGCCAAGGGCGGCTGGAAGCAGCTCCTGGGCAACCGCGCGATGGTGCAGCTGTCCGTGCTCGGCTTCGTGCTGTTCTTCGCCTGCTACGGGCAGTTCGAGTCGGGGCTCAGCGCGTACGGCGTGGAGGCCGCCGGGATATCGACGTCCACGCTCGGGACGGCGCTGGCCGCCAACACCGCGATGATCGTCGTCGCCCAGTTCGCCGTACTGCGGTTCGTGGAGCGGCGGCGTCGTTCCCGGGTGATCGCCGCCGTCGGGCTGATCTGGGCCGTGGCCTGGCTGGCGGCCGGGTACGCGGGGCTGGGGCACGGCAGCGAGGAGATGGCCACGGCCGCGTTCGTGTCGACGTACGCGCTGTTCGGGCTGGGTGAGGCGATGCTGTCCCCGACCGTGGCCCCGCTGGTCGCCGATCTGGCGCCGGAGGGGCTGGCCGGGCAGTACAACTCGGCGTTCGCCCTGGTGAAGCAGCTGGCGCTGGCGGTCGGTCCCGCGGTGGGCGGGCCCATGGGGGCCTCGCTGCACGGGCCGTACATCGTGACGTTCCTGCTGTTCTCGCTCGGCATCAGCGTCCTGGCGATACGCCTGGGCCGCCGGCTGACCGAGGCGCAGGACCAGCCGTGGCGGGCCCGCAACCGGGTCATCGCCCGCGGTGGGCCCGCTGCGGAGCCGGTGTCCGCCGAGGCGTGA
- a CDS encoding SpoIIE family protein phosphatase has translation MNFTRWSARLPGTQRRAAARSEPTAAPDRRGEGRGAVPAARAEHLTDEPPVPAVDELPGREVLDRVPALVALVHGTDHRLAYVNEAYAAAFGARPPGAPARDALPELRELGLLPLLDQVLRSGKPRTLKSRKAVDGRSYTFTCTPAVREGDRSGGGVLVFATDVTDHAEAAERLRASERRQRETAVTLQRSLLPQELEEPDDLRIAATYHPGGTEAAVGGDWYDVITLGGGRTALVIGDVMGRGVRAAAVMGQLRTAVRAYARLDLPPHEVLQLLDGLATEIDAHQIATCVYAVHDPNEGRLVYASAGHLPILVRDESGTVRRADEPTGPPLGTGGWMHSSGSIALGPGSTAVLYTDGLVERRDADLDEGIAALERALAGATGTPQVVCDRLVRSAGVTADHDDDVAVLVLQHPARTGPAAELFRNAALELLGGIEAAPRARAFASGVLTSWRFPADLHDLGVLAASELVANSLQHGTPPMRLRLRRTDRRLIIEVTDGDDHLPRRRRAEPGDESGRGIAIVATIASNWGCRRTPGGGKAVWCEFALPRGEKKAKG, from the coding sequence GTGAACTTCACGCGCTGGAGCGCCCGGCTCCCCGGAACGCAGCGCCGCGCCGCAGCGCGGTCCGAACCCACGGCCGCCCCGGACCGGCGGGGCGAGGGCCGGGGCGCCGTCCCCGCGGCCCGCGCCGAGCACCTCACCGACGAGCCGCCGGTCCCCGCCGTCGACGAGCTGCCGGGGCGCGAGGTCCTGGACCGGGTGCCCGCCCTGGTCGCCCTCGTCCACGGCACCGACCACCGGCTGGCGTACGTCAACGAGGCCTACGCCGCCGCCTTCGGGGCCCGCCCGCCCGGCGCTCCCGCCCGCGACGCCCTGCCCGAACTGCGGGAGCTGGGCCTGCTGCCGCTGCTCGACCAGGTCCTGCGCAGCGGCAAGCCCCGGACCCTGAAGTCCCGCAAGGCCGTCGACGGCCGCTCCTACACCTTCACCTGCACCCCGGCCGTCCGCGAGGGCGACCGCAGCGGTGGCGGGGTGCTCGTCTTCGCCACCGACGTCACCGACCACGCGGAGGCCGCGGAACGCCTGCGGGCCAGCGAACGCCGCCAGCGCGAGACCGCCGTCACCCTCCAGCGCTCCCTGCTCCCCCAGGAACTCGAGGAGCCGGACGACCTGCGCATCGCCGCCACCTACCACCCGGGCGGCACCGAGGCGGCCGTCGGCGGCGACTGGTACGACGTGATCACCCTCGGCGGCGGCCGCACCGCCCTCGTCATCGGCGACGTCATGGGCCGCGGCGTCCGCGCGGCAGCCGTCATGGGCCAGCTGCGCACCGCGGTACGCGCCTACGCCCGCCTGGACCTGCCCCCGCACGAGGTCCTGCAGCTCCTCGACGGCCTCGCCACCGAGATCGACGCCCACCAGATCGCCACCTGCGTCTACGCCGTCCACGACCCCAACGAGGGCCGGCTGGTCTATGCGTCGGCCGGCCACCTGCCGATCCTGGTCCGCGACGAGAGCGGCACCGTGCGGCGCGCCGACGAACCCACCGGCCCGCCGCTCGGCACCGGCGGCTGGATGCACTCCTCGGGCTCCATCGCCCTGGGCCCCGGCTCCACCGCCGTCCTCTACACGGACGGCCTGGTCGAACGGCGCGACGCCGACCTGGACGAGGGCATCGCCGCCCTGGAACGCGCCCTGGCCGGTGCCACCGGCACCCCCCAGGTGGTCTGCGACCGACTGGTCCGGTCCGCCGGCGTCACCGCCGACCACGACGACGACGTGGCCGTCCTCGTCCTCCAGCACCCGGCCCGCACGGGCCCGGCCGCCGAGCTCTTCCGCAACGCCGCGCTGGAACTGCTCGGCGGCATCGAGGCGGCCCCCCGCGCCCGGGCCTTCGCCTCCGGCGTCCTCACCAGCTGGCGCTTCCCGGCGGACCTGCACGACCTGGGCGTCCTGGCCGCCAGCGAACTGGTCGCCAACTCGCTCCAGCACGGCACCCCGCCCATGCGCCTGCGCCTGCGCCGCACCGACCGCCGTCTGATCATCGAGGTCACCGACGGAGACGACCACCTCCCCCGCCGCCGTCGCGCGGAGCCCGGTGACGAGTCCGGCCGGGGCATCGCCATCGTCGCGACCATCGCCTCGAACTGGGGCTGCCGCCGGACCCCGGGCGGCGGCAAGGCGGTGTGGTGCGAGTTCGCCCTGCCGAGGGGTGAGAAGAAGGCGAAGGGCTGA
- a CDS encoding NAD(P)/FAD-dependent oxidoreductase: MVKERARILVVGGGYVGMYTALRLQRNLRRELRRGEAEITVVTPEPYMTYQPFLPEAAAGSLSPRHVVVPLRRVLPHCRVVVGEARSVRHAERTATITTLATEERGAPPEELPYDELVLAPGSVSRTLPVPGLADHGIGFKTVEEAIGLRNHVIEQMDIASSTRDPAIRDAALTFVFVGGGYAGVEALGELEDMARYTARYYHNLTPDDLKWILVEASDRILPEVGEEMGRYTVTELRRRNVQVLLGTRLESCADRIAVLSDGQRFPTRTVVWTAGVKPHPVLDATDLPRTERGRLRCTAELTVEGHAHAWAAGDAAAVPDVTAPGTDCAPNAQHAVRQARVLGDNIARSLRGEPLRTYSHRYAGSVASLGLHKGVAHVYGRKLKGYPAWFMHRAYHLSRVPTFNRKARVLAEWALAGLFKREIVSLGSLEHPRAEFELAAGGKPPHDPKGSS, from the coding sequence ATGGTGAAGGAACGTGCGCGCATTCTCGTTGTCGGCGGCGGCTACGTCGGGATGTACACGGCCCTGCGCCTCCAGCGGAACCTGAGACGGGAACTGCGCCGGGGCGAGGCGGAGATCACGGTCGTCACCCCGGAGCCGTACATGACGTACCAGCCGTTCCTGCCCGAAGCGGCCGCCGGCTCCCTCTCCCCCCGCCACGTCGTCGTCCCGCTGCGCCGCGTCCTGCCGCACTGCCGGGTCGTCGTCGGCGAGGCGCGGTCCGTCCGCCACGCCGAGCGCACCGCCACCATCACCACCCTCGCCACCGAGGAACGGGGCGCGCCCCCCGAGGAACTGCCCTACGACGAACTGGTCCTCGCCCCCGGCTCCGTCTCGCGCACGCTCCCCGTCCCCGGCCTCGCCGACCACGGCATCGGCTTCAAGACCGTCGAGGAGGCCATCGGGCTGCGCAACCACGTCATCGAGCAGATGGACATCGCCTCCTCCACCCGCGACCCGGCGATCCGCGACGCCGCCCTCACCTTCGTCTTCGTCGGCGGCGGCTACGCCGGCGTGGAGGCGCTCGGCGAGCTGGAGGACATGGCCCGCTACACCGCGCGGTACTACCACAACCTCACCCCCGACGACCTGAAGTGGATCCTCGTCGAGGCCTCGGACCGCATCCTGCCGGAGGTCGGCGAGGAGATGGGCCGCTACACGGTCACCGAACTGCGCCGCCGCAACGTCCAGGTCCTCCTCGGCACCCGCCTGGAGTCCTGCGCCGACCGGATCGCCGTGCTCAGCGACGGCCAGCGGTTCCCGACCCGCACGGTCGTCTGGACGGCCGGCGTCAAACCGCACCCGGTCCTCGACGCCACCGACCTGCCCCGCACCGAGCGCGGCCGGCTGCGCTGCACCGCAGAACTGACCGTCGAGGGCCACGCGCACGCGTGGGCGGCGGGCGACGCCGCCGCCGTCCCCGACGTCACCGCCCCGGGCACCGACTGCGCCCCCAACGCCCAGCACGCCGTCCGCCAGGCCCGGGTCCTCGGCGACAACATCGCGCGCTCCCTACGCGGGGAGCCCCTGCGGACGTACTCCCACCGGTACGCCGGCTCCGTCGCCTCCCTCGGCCTGCACAAGGGCGTCGCCCACGTCTACGGGCGCAAGCTCAAGGGCTACCCCGCCTGGTTCATGCACCGCGCGTACCACCTCAGCCGCGTCCCCACCTTCAACCGCAAGGCACGGGTCCTGGCCGAATGGGCCCTCGCGGGCCTCTTCAAACGGGAGATCGTCTCGCTCGGTTCACTCGAACACCCACGAGCGGAGTTCGAACTCGCGGCCGGGGGAAAACCTCCGCACGACCCGAAGGGGTCGTCCTGA
- a CDS encoding TetR/AcrR family transcriptional regulator, which produces MHIQDSRWSSASAIAPGGAVGAAVGNGRGDGARTTPLRVDAQRNLEHVLRAAREVFGELGYGAPMEDVARRARVGVGTVYRRFPSKDVLVRRIAEEETSRLTDQARAALGQEDEPWSALSRFLRTSVASGAGRLLPPQVLRVGVAEDGGAGPDEARVPQQRTQPGGGELRLVPEQSAAVDDAGAAALLDVVGQLVERARAAGELRPDVSVSDVLLVIATAAPSLPDAAQQAAASARLLDILLEGLRSRPV; this is translated from the coding sequence ATGCACATTCAGGACTCTCGTTGGTCTTCCGCGTCGGCCATCGCACCCGGCGGCGCGGTCGGAGCGGCGGTGGGCAACGGACGCGGGGACGGTGCGCGGACCACACCGCTGCGCGTGGACGCACAGCGCAATCTCGAGCACGTACTGCGCGCGGCGCGCGAGGTCTTCGGCGAGCTGGGTTACGGCGCGCCGATGGAGGACGTGGCGCGGCGCGCCCGGGTGGGCGTCGGCACGGTGTACCGGCGCTTCCCGAGCAAGGACGTCCTGGTCCGGCGGATAGCCGAGGAGGAGACCTCCCGGCTGACCGACCAGGCACGGGCGGCGCTCGGGCAGGAGGACGAGCCGTGGTCGGCCCTGTCCCGCTTCCTGCGGACGTCGGTGGCCTCGGGCGCCGGGCGGCTGCTGCCGCCTCAGGTGCTGCGGGTCGGCGTCGCGGAGGACGGCGGCGCGGGGCCGGACGAGGCGCGGGTCCCGCAGCAGCGGACCCAGCCGGGCGGCGGCGAGCTGCGGCTGGTGCCGGAGCAGTCGGCCGCCGTGGACGACGCGGGCGCGGCGGCGCTGCTCGACGTGGTGGGCCAGCTCGTGGAGCGGGCCCGCGCGGCGGGCGAGCTGCGGCCGGACGTGTCGGTGTCGGACGTCCTGCTGGTGATCGCGACGGCGGCACCCTCGCTGCCGGACGCGGCGCAGCAGGCGGCGGCCTCGGCGCGGCTGCTCGACATCCTGCTGGAGGGGCTGCGGTCGCGGCCGGTGTGA
- a CDS encoding sigma-70 family RNA polymerase sigma factor yields the protein MSVDGRDESADDGDPEADGRIPPQVPGRGGRADRPRSGHPATGNPSAGHPSAGHPSAALPPSRPPSTGRPSAGHPSGLPPAGAVPAQRDRRDDSGILPPPPGLPPSDAELVGRMRSGDDTAYEELYRRHADAVRRYARTCCRDVHTADDLTAEVFARMLQAVRGGSGPEHAVRAYLLTSVRRVAAGWAGTAKREQLVDDFALFASRAARASGVPDAGTVEVGADVRAMHEAEQSLAMRAFRSLPERWQAVLWHTEVEDESPSEVATLFGLDANGTRVLASRAREGLRQAYLQAHVSVSLATDEECARYADRLGTYARRKLRTRAERGLRKHLAECARCRLAATQIEEVAGGIPAVVPVAVIGWFGAAGYAKAAGFVAGGAGTAGAAAAGGTSGGTATSGGAGGAVAEGVGAPVKAGVAAGVVAVAAAAVALALVGDDSAPGEPVAKPPVSAPAHRQPPPSPAPVPPTKRPAPRLPVTVPAPDPAPVAAPRTGPPPAPTRTAAPREPSPAPTPAPASTPPPPASTPAPVPTRTPAPAPTDPPAPVVHQWSELSYDIAGDGSGPEMRFGESDWVWQRQGLSIGGTSYARGVTVQGRSSVTVGLDRGCSAFEALAGIDDLTHKLGEVYFSVHADGVPLWKSALVAGGDPAVPVRVDLTGRETVRLVVEPHRPLDGVAAADWAESRFVCSR from the coding sequence ATGAGCGTTGACGGGCGGGACGAGTCAGCGGACGACGGCGACCCGGAGGCCGACGGCCGGATTCCACCCCAGGTGCCCGGCCGGGGCGGCCGCGCCGACCGCCCGCGATCAGGCCACCCGGCGACGGGCAACCCGTCGGCAGGTCACCCCTCGGCTGGCCACCCCTCGGCAGCTCTCCCGCCGTCACGCCCCCCGTCGACTGGCCGCCCGTCGGCAGGTCACCCCTCGGGCCTTCCCCCGGCGGGGGCCGTGCCGGCGCAGCGCGACCGGCGCGACGACAGCGGGATCCTGCCGCCACCGCCCGGACTGCCGCCCTCCGACGCCGAACTCGTCGGCCGGATGCGGTCCGGCGACGACACCGCGTACGAGGAGCTGTACCGCCGTCACGCGGACGCCGTACGCCGTTACGCGCGCACCTGCTGCCGTGACGTCCACACCGCCGACGACCTCACCGCCGAGGTGTTCGCCCGGATGCTCCAGGCGGTGCGCGGCGGCTCGGGGCCCGAGCACGCCGTCCGCGCCTACCTGCTGACCAGCGTCCGCCGGGTCGCCGCCGGCTGGGCCGGCACCGCCAAGCGCGAGCAGCTCGTCGACGACTTCGCGCTGTTCGCCTCCCGGGCCGCGAGGGCGTCCGGGGTGCCCGACGCCGGAACCGTCGAGGTGGGTGCCGACGTGCGGGCCATGCACGAGGCCGAACAGTCCCTGGCCATGCGGGCGTTCCGTTCCCTGCCCGAGCGCTGGCAGGCCGTGCTGTGGCACACCGAGGTCGAGGACGAGTCGCCGAGCGAGGTCGCCACGCTCTTCGGGCTCGACGCCAACGGCACCCGCGTGCTCGCCAGCCGCGCCCGCGAAGGACTGAGGCAGGCCTACCTCCAGGCCCATGTCAGCGTCTCGCTCGCCACCGACGAGGAGTGCGCCCGCTACGCCGACCGGCTCGGCACCTACGCCCGCCGCAAACTGCGCACCCGCGCGGAGCGGGGCCTGCGCAAGCACCTGGCGGAGTGTGCCAGGTGCCGGCTGGCGGCCACCCAGATCGAGGAGGTCGCCGGCGGGATTCCCGCGGTGGTGCCGGTGGCCGTCATCGGCTGGTTCGGTGCCGCCGGGTACGCCAAGGCGGCCGGGTTCGTCGCGGGCGGTGCCGGAACCGCGGGCGCCGCGGCGGCGGGCGGCACGTCCGGCGGCACGGCGACGTCCGGCGGCGCGGGCGGGGCCGTCGCCGAGGGCGTCGGCGCGCCGGTGAAGGCCGGTGTCGCCGCCGGGGTGGTGGCGGTGGCCGCCGCGGCCGTCGCGCTCGCTCTCGTCGGTGACGACAGCGCCCCCGGCGAGCCGGTGGCCAAGCCGCCCGTCTCCGCACCGGCGCACCGGCAGCCACCACCGTCCCCGGCACCGGTCCCGCCGACGAAGCGCCCCGCACCGCGGCTCCCGGTGACCGTCCCGGCCCCGGACCCCGCCCCGGTCGCCGCGCCCCGCACCGGCCCGCCGCCGGCCCCCACGCGTACCGCCGCACCCCGCGAACCGTCCCCCGCCCCGACCCCGGCGCCGGCCTCGACGCCCCCGCCGCCCGCGTCCACGCCCGCCCCCGTCCCCACCCGCACGCCCGCCCCGGCACCCACCGACCCGCCCGCGCCGGTCGTCCACCAGTGGAGCGAGCTGTCGTACGACATCGCCGGCGACGGCAGCGGGCCCGAGATGCGGTTCGGAGAGAGCGACTGGGTGTGGCAGCGGCAGGGGCTGTCGATCGGCGGGACGTCCTACGCGCGCGGGGTCACCGTGCAGGGCCGCTCCTCCGTCACCGTCGGCCTCGACCGTGGGTGCAGCGCGTTCGAGGCGCTGGCCGGCATCGACGACCTGACGCACAAGCTCGGCGAGGTGTACTTCTCGGTCCACGCCGACGGTGTGCCGCTGTGGAAGTCCGCGCTGGTCGCGGGCGGCGACCCGGCCGTACCGGTGCGGGTGGACCTGACCGGCCGGGAGACCGTGCGGCTGGTGGTCGAGCCCCACCGCCCCCTCGACGGCGTGGCGGCAGCGGACTGGGCGGAGTCCAGGTTCGTCTGCTCACGGTGA